A single region of the Changchengzhania lutea genome encodes:
- a CDS encoding ABC transporter permease: MFRFLLDRDTWQEVFDSFSKNKLRSILTMVGVWWGILLLIGLLGSARGLENSFNRLFGDFATNSVFFMGNVTGRPFKGFQEGRRIQLTIPDIKKVEENVEGIEFIVPRNMNPSVVTKDFLSGSFNVFGDYPLLDRVQKKKLIHGRFINQNDIDDTKKVAVISEDIYKQLFEKDEVAIGSYIQINSINYIVIGVYDAGNVNFGPSEDIHVPFSTFQRVYNKGDKIDFMMITGKPEFDIVQIQKDAELMLKNLNDIHPKDKRAFRSFNLGKEFAKLTGFLGGMQFLTWFVGIATLIAGVFAIGNILLITVKERTKEIGVRRALGATPFEIKRQIVVEAVFLTLVAGVFGIITGGWILIALDATFGQGDEATIVNASVSIGVVFIALLILIVLGTLIGLIPAFKATSIKPIEALREE, from the coding sequence ATGTTTAGATTTTTATTAGATAGAGATACTTGGCAAGAAGTTTTCGATAGCTTTAGTAAAAACAAACTAAGATCCATTCTTACAATGGTTGGAGTTTGGTGGGGTATATTATTGCTTATTGGATTGTTGGGTTCGGCTAGAGGTTTAGAAAATTCGTTTAATCGTTTGTTTGGTGATTTTGCAACAAACAGTGTCTTTTTTATGGGGAATGTTACTGGCAGACCTTTTAAAGGATTTCAAGAAGGAAGACGCATCCAATTGACTATTCCCGATATTAAAAAAGTAGAAGAAAATGTTGAGGGTATTGAGTTTATTGTGCCCAGAAATATGAATCCGTCTGTGGTTACTAAAGATTTTCTTTCAGGTTCTTTTAATGTTTTTGGTGATTATCCCTTATTGGACCGTGTTCAAAAAAAGAAATTGATCCATGGCAGATTTATAAATCAAAATGATATCGATGACACCAAAAAAGTGGCTGTTATTTCAGAAGACATCTATAAGCAATTATTTGAAAAAGATGAAGTGGCCATTGGATCTTATATTCAAATCAACAGTATAAACTATATTGTGATAGGGGTTTATGATGCCGGTAATGTTAATTTCGGACCAAGTGAAGACATTCATGTTCCGTTTTCAACATTCCAACGCGTGTATAATAAAGGCGACAAAATTGATTTTATGATGATTACTGGGAAACCAGAATTTGATATTGTACAGATCCAAAAAGATGCTGAGTTAATGCTCAAAAACTTAAATGATATTCATCCTAAAGATAAACGTGCATTCAGAAGCTTTAATCTTGGGAAAGAATTTGCAAAACTCACTGGATTTTTAGGAGGGATGCAATTTTTAACGTGGTTTGTTGGTATTGCGACTTTAATTGCAGGCGTGTTCGCCATCGGGAATATTTTATTGATTACCGTTAAAGAGCGTACTAAGGAAATTGGTGTAAGACGTGCATTAGGTGCTACACCTTTCGAAATTAAACGGCAAATAGTTGTGGAGGCCGTGTTTTTAACGCTAGTGGCTGGTGTATTCGGTATTATAACAGGCGGATGGATTTTAATAGCTTTAGATGCCACATTCGGGCAGGGAGATGAGGCCACAATAGTCAACGCCTCGGTATCCATTGGCGTCGTATTTATAGCCTTATTAATATTAATTGTTTTAGGAACATTAATAGGTTTAATACCAGCGTTTAAAGCAACCAGCATAAAACCAATAGAAGCATTAAGAGAAGAATAA
- a CDS encoding ABC transporter permease, whose protein sequence is MFDLDLWREIFQSINKNRTRSLLSGFTVAFAILLFTILFGIANGLENTFKEAFGTDANNSIIIFPGKTTKAHKGLQAGRQIQFKNEDYEFILDEFGDKVQYITSKVNRNVTVSFKGEKNNYQLRAVHPEYMFIENNKISEGRYINQNDLNNITKVAVIGRIVNDELFAKENAIGKYISLNGISVKVVGVFTDDEGDNEERVVYIPLTTAQFLYGNNDFIDFMHLTYSPEMNSDQALSFGTQITKTLKDRFSVARSDQRAIRVRNMAQETKQVDMLTSGLTVIILVIGFGTLIAGIVGISNIMIFIVKERTKEIGIRKALGASPRSIVSIILIESMLVTAIAGYIGLLIGVGVLEWIGPSLEDYFITNPGVDNGLVIGATVTLILAGAIAGYLPAKKASRIKPIVALRND, encoded by the coding sequence ATGTTTGATTTAGATCTTTGGCGTGAAATATTTCAGAGTATAAATAAGAATAGAACCAGAAGTTTACTGTCTGGTTTCACAGTGGCTTTTGCTATCTTATTGTTTACTATTCTTTTCGGTATTGCAAATGGGTTGGAAAATACGTTTAAAGAAGCATTTGGTACCGATGCTAATAACTCGATTATTATTTTTCCGGGAAAGACCACGAAAGCACATAAAGGCCTTCAGGCCGGAAGGCAAATTCAGTTTAAAAATGAAGATTATGAATTCATATTAGATGAATTTGGAGATAAGGTGCAGTACATCACTTCTAAGGTAAACAGAAATGTCACGGTGTCTTTTAAAGGTGAAAAAAATAATTATCAGCTTAGGGCGGTTCACCCTGAATATATGTTTATTGAAAACAATAAGATAAGTGAAGGCCGATATATCAATCAAAATGATTTAAACAATATAACAAAAGTAGCAGTAATTGGCAGAATTGTTAATGATGAATTATTCGCAAAAGAAAACGCCATTGGAAAGTATATCAGTTTAAATGGCATTTCTGTTAAAGTAGTTGGTGTTTTTACTGATGATGAAGGAGATAACGAGGAACGCGTTGTTTACATACCATTAACTACAGCCCAATTTTTATATGGGAACAACGATTTTATCGATTTTATGCATTTAACCTACAGCCCAGAGATGAACAGTGATCAAGCACTTTCCTTTGGAACACAGATTACTAAAACCTTAAAAGACCGCTTCTCGGTAGCAAGAAGCGATCAAAGAGCTATTCGTGTTCGGAACATGGCGCAAGAGACTAAACAAGTGGATATGTTGACATCTGGTTTAACCGTAATCATTTTAGTAATAGGCTTTGGCACTTTAATAGCGGGTATAGTAGGGATTAGTAATATTATGATTTTTATAGTAAAGGAGCGTACCAAAGAAATTGGTATTAGAAAAGCTTTGGGGGCTTCTCCAAGATCCATCGTGTCCATTATCCTTATAGAGTCTATGCTGGTTACTGCTATTGCAGGATATATAGGATTACTGATAGGTGTAGGTGTGTTGGAATGGATTGGTCCAAGCTTAGAAGACTATTTTATAACAAATCCTGGGGTCGATAATGGTCTGGTAATAGGAGCGACCGTTACTTTAATTTTGGCTGGTGCCATTGCTGGTTATCTACCTGCTAAAAAAGCATCAAGAATTAAACCTATTGTGGCCTTAAGAAACGACTGA
- a CDS encoding ABC transporter ATP-binding protein yields MLEIRQLHKSYPIGDSSLHVLKGIDLNVENGEMVAIMGSSGSGKSTLLNIIGMLDEADSGEYILDGLPIKNLTEKKAAVYRNKFLGFIFQSFNLINYKNALENVALPLYYQGMKRKERQEKAMFHLEKVGLTDWAKHLPKELSGGQNQRVAIARALAANPKLLLADEPTGALDTTTSYDIMAFIQQLNDEGKTILMVTHEEDIANMCKRIVRLRDGVIMEDKKINQVRVKQYV; encoded by the coding sequence ATGTTAGAAATTCGGCAATTGCACAAATCTTATCCTATAGGAGATTCAAGTTTACATGTACTAAAGGGTATTGATTTAAATGTAGAAAATGGCGAAATGGTTGCCATTATGGGATCTTCAGGATCAGGGAAATCGACCTTGCTTAATATTATTGGCATGTTGGACGAAGCAGATTCGGGAGAATATATTCTGGATGGGCTACCCATTAAAAACCTTACCGAAAAAAAAGCAGCCGTTTACAGAAATAAATTTTTGGGGTTTATTTTTCAATCATTCAATTTAATCAATTATAAAAATGCCCTCGAAAATGTAGCGCTTCCACTGTATTACCAAGGAATGAAACGTAAAGAACGCCAAGAAAAAGCCATGTTCCATTTAGAGAAAGTAGGATTGACAGATTGGGCCAAACATTTGCCTAAGGAACTTTCAGGCGGGCAAAACCAACGTGTGGCCATAGCCAGAGCACTTGCTGCAAATCCTAAATTATTGTTAGCTGATGAGCCCACGGGGGCATTGGACACGACAACGTCTTATGATATTATGGCATTTATTCAGCAATTGAATGATGAAGGCAAAACGATTTTAATGGTAACCCATGAAGAGGATATAGCCAACATGTGCAAACGCATCGTACGCCTTCGCGACGGTGTTATTATGGAAGATAAAAAAATAAATCAAGTTAGGGTAAAACAGTATGTTTGA
- a CDS encoding efflux RND transporter periplasmic adaptor subunit, protein MNKTVKIILVLVAIIALAFVLKYFKDANSKDIIDYKVEEPFYTSINTKAVATGKLNPEEEIEIKPQISGIVDKILVEEGDMVKKGDLIAIIRVVPNEQNLVGAKSRIATTKLSYDNAKVLYERNKSLFEKGVISQLDFENSELSFYQAKESLVQAQNDYQIIKRGSISGGSSANTNIIAQIPGTVLEIPVREGDQVIQSNNFNAGTTIATIADMSLMIFEGKVDEAEVGKLKEGKEIKVILGAIKDKEFPAKLTFVAPKGVEENGTVQFVIKADVKIDSTTNVRAGYSANAEIDIEAKDSVLAIREALLQYNRITEKPFVEILDGDNTFKKENVELGISDGINVEVTEGVEEGDKIKVWNKASKDNEDEDNDE, encoded by the coding sequence ATGAATAAAACAGTAAAAATTATTTTAGTATTAGTTGCTATCATAGCATTGGCATTCGTGTTAAAGTATTTTAAAGATGCTAACTCAAAGGATATTATAGATTATAAGGTGGAAGAACCGTTTTATACTTCTATTAATACAAAAGCCGTGGCAACAGGTAAATTAAATCCAGAAGAAGAGATAGAGATTAAACCTCAAATTTCAGGAATTGTTGATAAAATACTTGTTGAAGAAGGCGATATGGTTAAAAAAGGCGATTTAATCGCTATCATTAGAGTAGTGCCGAATGAGCAAAATTTAGTGGGCGCAAAAAGTAGAATAGCAACTACTAAATTATCATACGATAACGCAAAAGTCTTATATGAAAGAAATAAATCCCTTTTTGAAAAAGGTGTGATATCGCAGCTAGATTTTGAGAATAGCGAGTTATCTTTTTATCAAGCAAAAGAGTCTTTAGTACAGGCCCAAAACGATTATCAAATTATTAAACGAGGTTCTATTTCTGGGGGGAGTTCAGCAAACACGAATATCATTGCGCAAATTCCGGGCACTGTATTGGAAATTCCTGTTCGTGAAGGGGATCAAGTTATTCAAAGTAATAATTTTAATGCAGGGACAACCATTGCTACCATAGCCGATATGAGTTTGATGATATTTGAAGGTAAAGTTGATGAAGCCGAAGTTGGAAAACTTAAAGAAGGCAAAGAAATTAAAGTCATTTTAGGCGCTATTAAAGATAAAGAGTTTCCTGCTAAACTTACCTTTGTCGCACCAAAGGGGGTCGAAGAAAATGGCACGGTTCAGTTCGTTATTAAGGCGGATGTAAAAATTGATTCTACCACAAATGTAAGGGCGGGATATAGTGCTAATGCAGAAATAGATATTGAAGCAAAAGACAGCGTTTTAGCTATAAGGGAAGCATTGTTACAATACAATAGAATTACAGAAAAGCCTTTTGTTGAAATTTTAGATGGCGATAATACTTTTAAAAAGGAAAATGTAGAATTAGGAATCTCTGATGGTATTAATGTTGAAGTTACCGAAGGCGTTGAAGAAGGCGATAAAATTAAGGTTTGGAATAAAGCATCAAAAGATAATGAAGATGAAGACAATGATGAATAA
- a CDS encoding DUF420 domain-containing protein produces the protein MNNSKEILDDKKYNKLIVILSIAIPVVVAILFGVKIDAELPVFLPPIYAGINAATALVLVLAFMAIRNKKIKLHERLMKFAIILSVAFLAMYVAYHMTSDSTQFGGKGAIKYMYYFILLTHILLSIIVIPFVLITYVRAITNNIEKHKKIARITFPLWLYVAVTGVIVYIMISPYYI, from the coding sequence ATGAATAATTCTAAAGAAATTTTAGACGATAAAAAATACAATAAGCTCATTGTCATATTGTCAATTGCCATTCCAGTGGTTGTTGCTATATTATTTGGAGTTAAAATTGATGCAGAACTCCCCGTTTTTTTACCCCCAATTTATGCTGGTATAAATGCTGCTACGGCATTGGTACTTGTGCTTGCATTTATGGCTATTAGAAATAAAAAAATAAAACTTCATGAACGATTAATGAAGTTTGCCATTATATTATCCGTCGCTTTTTTAGCTATGTATGTGGCATACCATATGACCAGTGATTCTACACAGTTTGGTGGCAAGGGTGCAATAAAATATATGTATTATTTCATTTTGCTAACACATATATTACTATCTATTATTGTAATTCCGTTTGTATTGATTACGTATGTTAGGGCAATAACCAATAATATAGAAAAGCATAAAAAAATTGCAAGAATCACATTCCCACTATGGTTGTATGTTGCCGTTACAGGTGTTATTGTTTATATTATGATTTCACCTTACTATATTTAA
- a CDS encoding SCO family protein translates to MNKKTNYSYIGIALVILVFGIIFIPKIMDRISEGDIIRKESRSDFAKEEKGKKSNLVFIENDGVKRKVPDFSFTNQDGKLITNADYLGKVYVIEFFFTTCPTICPRMNANLVQVQNTFKDFENFGVASFTISPEIDTPEVLKAYAEKYGITNPNWHLMTGEKEAIYKLANEGFYIYVAENDTIDGGFEHSGNFALIDKNGFIRSRIDEYGNPIIYYKGIVSETEKVDDDGVKEEISALKEDIKLLLNE, encoded by the coding sequence ATGAATAAAAAAACAAATTACTCATACATAGGAATAGCCCTTGTTATTCTAGTTTTTGGGATTATTTTTATTCCGAAAATAATGGATAGAATTTCTGAAGGAGATATAATCAGAAAGGAGAGCAGAAGCGATTTTGCTAAAGAAGAAAAAGGAAAAAAATCAAACTTGGTTTTCATTGAAAATGATGGGGTAAAACGAAAAGTTCCAGATTTTAGTTTTACCAATCAAGATGGCAAATTAATAACCAATGCCGATTATTTAGGAAAAGTATATGTTATAGAATTCTTTTTTACAACCTGCCCAACCATTTGCCCAAGAATGAATGCGAACTTAGTACAAGTTCAAAATACATTTAAAGACTTTGAAAATTTTGGTGTCGCCTCGTTTACCATCAGTCCAGAGATTGATACTCCAGAAGTGCTAAAAGCGTATGCTGAAAAATATGGCATTACAAACCCCAATTGGCATCTTATGACGGGTGAAAAGGAAGCTATATACAAATTAGCTAACGAAGGGTTTTACATTTATGTCGCCGAGAATGACACTATTGATGGTGGTTTTGAGCATTCAGGAAATTTTGCGCTTATTGATAAAAACGGGTTTATTCGTTCTAGAATAGACGAATACGGGAATCCTATAATCTATTACAAAGGCATTGTATCGGAAACTGAAAAAGTAGATGATGATGGCGTAAAAGAAGAGATTTCAGCATTAAAAGAAGATATTAAATTATTGCTTAATGAATAA
- a CDS encoding TolC family protein, with the protein MKTMMNKNDIKSSIKYYSITISLLCSVSVTFGQQKTWSLQECVNHALEHNISVQQGVNTILINEQDIIASRGQFLPSLSASAAHNITIGGLEIDPGVFVDQTFNQSRVGISVSQNIFNGFRTLNLYKQSQLTKETNALELDRIKDDISLNVVNAYLNVLFNRENLETALAQFEFSEKQLKQVTNLVDAGVQPRANIYDAEATLSRDEQSVTIAENNLNLALLNLSQLLQVPYEGFAVEGIDLNEPSEALLYKDFKPILNYALENRVEIKVAEKGIENAELNTEISKSGYFPTLNFTYGYSSRASYTNLTDLEASFFDQINDNKGHSFGLNLNIPIFSRFQNKTAVAKSKIQEDNSRLNLAQQKLNIESNIQRTFTDAQAAFRAFEAAKKSLEAQELAFNNSKERFNLGAMTAFELEQARVALINAQSSLINAKYDFVFKTKVLDFYMGKSLTN; encoded by the coding sequence ATGAAGACAATGATGAATAAGAATGATATTAAATCATCCATAAAATATTACAGTATCACAATCTCATTATTGTGCAGTGTTAGTGTTACTTTTGGCCAGCAAAAAACCTGGTCATTACAAGAATGTGTCAACCACGCATTAGAACATAATATTTCTGTGCAACAAGGGGTAAATACGATTTTAATCAACGAGCAGGATATTATTGCGTCTAGAGGTCAATTTTTACCTTCGCTTAGCGCTAGTGCCGCTCATAACATAACCATTGGTGGTTTAGAAATAGATCCTGGAGTCTTTGTAGATCAAACCTTCAACCAGTCAAGAGTGGGTATTAGCGTATCTCAGAATATTTTTAACGGATTTAGAACGCTCAATCTGTACAAGCAATCCCAACTTACCAAGGAAACGAATGCCTTAGAGCTGGATCGGATAAAAGATGATATTTCACTTAATGTGGTTAATGCCTACCTGAATGTATTGTTTAATAGAGAAAATTTAGAAACGGCTTTAGCCCAATTTGAATTCAGTGAAAAACAGTTGAAGCAGGTCACTAACCTAGTAGATGCTGGCGTGCAACCTAGAGCGAATATTTATGATGCTGAAGCGACGCTTAGTAGAGATGAACAAAGTGTCACTATTGCCGAAAATAATTTGAATCTAGCCTTGCTTAATTTATCTCAATTGTTACAAGTACCTTATGAAGGGTTTGCGGTTGAAGGTATAGACTTGAATGAACCATCTGAAGCATTACTTTACAAAGATTTTAAACCTATTTTAAATTATGCTCTGGAAAACAGGGTTGAAATTAAAGTGGCTGAAAAAGGTATTGAAAATGCCGAATTAAATACTGAAATCTCTAAAAGTGGCTATTTCCCGACTTTAAATTTTACATACGGGTACAGTTCAAGGGCATCGTATACTAATTTAACCGATTTAGAAGCGTCCTTTTTCGATCAAATAAATGATAATAAGGGCCATAGCTTTGGTTTGAATTTGAATATTCCCATCTTTTCAAGATTTCAGAATAAAACGGCGGTTGCGAAATCTAAAATCCAAGAAGATAATAGTCGTCTCAACTTGGCGCAGCAAAAACTAAACATTGAGTCCAACATACAGCGTACTTTTACAGATGCCCAAGCGGCATTTAGAGCTTTTGAAGCTGCTAAAAAATCGTTGGAAGCACAAGAACTGGCATTTAATAATTCAAAAGAACGATTTAATTTGGGTGCTATGACGGCTTTTGAATTGGAGCAAGCACGTGTGGCTTTGATAAATGCACAATCATCTTTAATAAATGCGAAGTATGATTTTGTTTTTAAGACAAAAGTTTTGGATTTTTATATGGGTAAATCGTTAACTAACTGA